The Alteromonas stellipolaris genome includes a region encoding these proteins:
- a CDS encoding FadR/GntR family transcriptional regulator, translating into MKNRRMFWHIVEKIEAQIDAGRYPPGSRLPPERELAENFDVSRPTIREAIIALEVRGRVEVKVSSGVYVLDNQPQQSEVQRISAFELTQARALVEGEAAALAALSITDEELNSLNDTLIAMENDDEPEKADREFHSIIAKATRNNALLLSIQHYWKLRESQPQIISSYKSVCGTSSQDRLEEHKRIFMALKSRDSQSARTAMHGHFNRLINALFEASEAKALEEIKKKSSETRDRYSITHLVG; encoded by the coding sequence ATGAAAAATCGTCGCATGTTCTGGCATATCGTTGAAAAAATAGAAGCGCAAATCGACGCTGGCCGATATCCCCCTGGAAGTCGCTTGCCGCCAGAAAGAGAACTTGCTGAAAATTTTGATGTCAGCAGACCAACCATTAGAGAAGCCATTATTGCACTTGAGGTGCGAGGCCGCGTGGAAGTTAAAGTAAGTTCTGGTGTGTATGTGCTAGACAATCAGCCTCAACAAAGTGAAGTACAACGTATTAGTGCTTTTGAGCTTACTCAAGCGCGCGCGCTGGTTGAGGGCGAAGCGGCAGCACTGGCCGCGCTTTCAATAACCGATGAAGAGCTTAATAGTCTTAACGACACCCTTATTGCAATGGAAAATGACGACGAGCCGGAAAAAGCCGATAGAGAATTCCACTCTATTATCGCCAAGGCTACTCGTAATAACGCGCTGTTGTTATCTATTCAACATTATTGGAAGTTAAGAGAATCTCAACCTCAAATCATATCGTCGTACAAAAGCGTTTGCGGTACCAGTAGTCAAGACCGGCTAGAAGAGCACAAGCGTATATTTATGGCGTTAAAATCACGTGATTCACAAAGCGCGCGAACCGCCATGCATGGACATTTTAATCGATTGATTAATGCTTTATTTGAAGCCTCAGAGGCCAAAGCCTTGGAAGAAATTAAAAAGAAATCAAGCGAAACCCGAGACCGATACTCTATTACTCATTTAGTCGGTTAA
- a CDS encoding alpha/beta fold hydrolase: MSTNTVVETQYAKIEGHNIAYQDVGEGVPVFLLHGIPTNKFLWRNIIPSLSQTHRVIAPDLLNYGESDMPTDVDVSINAQCRIILKLMDALGIASAHVVAHDIGGGVAQLMAVNAPEKVSKLVLIDSVCFDSWPIPEFEPMLEPGFEESTSVEKFSGILEDFIPNGVYGDKVPVKEMIDLYITPWSNEKGKSAFFRNMRRLNKEYTQAIAGALHNLPHETLILWGDKDEFQKPKYAPMLADTISDSSIKWIEGAAHWVTDEQPEAVSESLVAFL, from the coding sequence ATGAGTACTAATACGGTTGTTGAAACGCAATACGCTAAAATTGAAGGTCATAATATTGCCTATCAGGATGTTGGTGAAGGCGTGCCAGTGTTTCTTTTGCATGGCATACCGACTAACAAATTTCTTTGGCGCAATATAATTCCATCTCTTAGTCAAACACACAGAGTGATTGCCCCCGATCTTCTCAATTATGGTGAGTCAGACATGCCAACTGATGTGGATGTATCCATTAACGCGCAATGTCGAATCATTTTAAAGTTGATGGACGCCTTGGGTATAGCTAGCGCACATGTAGTGGCGCATGACATCGGTGGTGGTGTGGCACAATTGATGGCTGTGAACGCTCCTGAAAAGGTGAGCAAGCTAGTATTAATTGACAGCGTTTGTTTCGACTCTTGGCCCATTCCCGAATTTGAACCCATGCTAGAGCCTGGCTTCGAAGAAAGCACTAGTGTGGAAAAGTTTAGCGGTATTCTTGAAGATTTCATTCCAAACGGCGTTTATGGAGACAAAGTGCCGGTTAAAGAGATGATAGATTTATACATTACGCCGTGGAGTAATGAAAAAGGGAAGTCTGCCTTCTTCCGAAATATGCGTAGGCTTAACAAAGAGTACACTCAAGCGATAGCGGGTGCATTGCATAACCTTCCCCATGAAACACTGATTCTGTGGGGTGATAAGGACGAGTTTCAGAAACCGAAATATGCACCAATGTTAGCGGATACCATCTCTGATTCGTCTATCAAATGGATAGAAGGCGCGGCACATTGGGTTACTGATGAGCAACCGGAAGCTGTGTCAGAGTCTCTCGTAGCATTTTTATAA
- a CDS encoding response regulator transcription factor: MNILLVDDHAVVREGYKALLNAMLPEYTVLEAVDGQQTHHLLRIHTIDTLVLDINLAKESGLLLAPDFLASQPSLKIIFFSMFEDCAILQRAMQTGAMGYISKSSPPDTLISAIKVVAKGQKYIERSLAVNLANQLLNADVDIAAKLTKREFEIFIATAMGKTRFDIANELALSVKTVSNALTVIKRKLNTTPSEFTELATKHGYIGKA; encoded by the coding sequence ATGAATATCTTACTAGTAGATGACCACGCAGTAGTAAGAGAAGGCTATAAAGCTTTGCTAAATGCCATGTTGCCTGAATATACGGTTTTAGAAGCCGTTGATGGCCAGCAAACTCATCATTTACTTAGAATACATACTATCGACACCTTGGTTCTGGATATTAATCTTGCGAAAGAGAGCGGCTTATTACTCGCGCCTGACTTTTTAGCCTCGCAGCCTAGTTTAAAAATCATATTTTTTAGTATGTTTGAAGATTGCGCTATATTGCAGCGCGCCATGCAAACAGGTGCTATGGGTTATATCAGCAAAAGTAGCCCGCCAGATACGCTTATATCAGCCATAAAAGTGGTAGCCAAAGGGCAAAAATATATAGAACGTTCATTGGCGGTAAATTTGGCTAATCAGTTGTTAAATGCTGATGTTGATATTGCGGCAAAATTAACGAAGCGTGAGTTCGAAATCTTCATAGCAACCGCGATGGGGAAAACCCGTTTTGATATTGCCAATGAATTAGCCTTGTCTGTGAAAACAGTGTCAAACGCGCTAACAGTGATAAAGCGAAAGTTAAATACAACCCCTTCAGAATTTACCGAGCTTGCCACCAAGCATGGCTATATTGGCAAGGCATAG
- the nosP gene encoding nitric oxide-sensing protein NosP: MSKTSILSALSKPASQSPFATYVAADACHDVANEILSKARLDEIELVLFHTSTSFDLDEVAQQMTSLFANVPTVGCTSAGEFNKNGYCTESLVVVAFLKCEFSIATALVSNLDEINFDEAHDTASGLRNTLQARDRRYDTNQHFVISVLDGLTRHEEHFLETFATAFGNIPHLGGSAGDDLKLEATYVFYQGEFHQNAAVLMLVGTGKPFSVFSVDHIDSPVSKLVVTKADPESRTVYEINGEPAAQYYASLLGLKAADLTPDVFSVFPLAVLVGDRYFIRSIQKVDLATNAITFYCAVDIGIILTFVQLGDCIDAMEQKLDTLSKELGEAEFVYTCDCFLRRLEIEQNKKTAEIQRLQNKYQVAGFNAYGEHIHSVHLNQTFTGVYFAKK, from the coding sequence GTGTCAAAAACTTCCATCCTGTCCGCGCTGAGTAAACCTGCCAGTCAGTCACCGTTTGCAACATATGTAGCGGCAGATGCGTGTCACGATGTTGCCAATGAAATATTATCTAAAGCCAGACTAGATGAAATAGAGTTAGTACTTTTCCATACATCCACATCCTTTGATTTAGATGAAGTTGCGCAGCAAATGACATCGCTGTTTGCCAATGTGCCCACAGTAGGTTGCACTAGCGCAGGAGAGTTTAATAAAAACGGGTATTGTACTGAAAGCTTAGTTGTTGTGGCTTTTTTAAAATGCGAGTTTTCCATAGCTACCGCGCTAGTTTCAAACTTAGACGAAATTAATTTCGACGAAGCCCACGACACAGCAAGTGGATTGCGTAACACCTTGCAGGCAAGAGATAGGCGATACGATACCAATCAACATTTTGTGATTTCTGTATTAGACGGGCTTACCCGCCACGAGGAGCATTTCCTTGAAACGTTTGCTACCGCGTTCGGCAATATTCCTCATTTAGGAGGAAGTGCCGGAGACGATTTAAAACTTGAAGCGACCTATGTTTTTTATCAAGGTGAGTTTCACCAGAACGCCGCAGTATTAATGTTGGTGGGAACCGGTAAACCTTTCTCTGTTTTTTCAGTCGACCACATAGACTCGCCAGTATCTAAGCTGGTGGTCACCAAGGCAGATCCTGAATCTCGCACAGTCTATGAGATTAACGGCGAACCAGCTGCACAATACTATGCGAGTTTACTTGGGCTAAAGGCTGCTGATTTAACCCCTGATGTGTTTTCAGTATTTCCATTGGCGGTGCTGGTAGGGGATAGGTATTTTATCCGCTCGATACAAAAAGTCGATTTGGCCACCAACGCTATTACTTTTTATTGTGCGGTAGATATCGGCATCATTCTCACCTTTGTGCAGCTTGGTGACTGTATTGATGCTATGGAGCAAAAGTTAGACACCCTGAGCAAGGAACTGGGAGAAGCCGAGTTTGTGTATACGTGTGATTGCTTTTTGCGGCGCTTAGAAATAGAGCAAAATAAAAAAACGGCTGAAATTCAGCGGCTACAAAATAAATATCAAGTAGCTGGGTTTAATGCTTATGGTGAACATATACATTCGGTACATTTAAACCAGACCTTCACGGGGGTGTATTTTGCTAAAAAGTGA
- a CDS encoding hybrid sensor histidine kinase/response regulator: protein MLKSESHIETEVNKAHEETELERLRRELTRQVDENEKLEKINAALMYRIEEGGFNHHSYRAFEHAVQLSEKVNEKTEALQVVLQKLEKSNAEIAIAHQETNQLKQRLNDAIESINQAMVLLDSKGAVIYFNRHFTTVWDNLTITPQIGDNYYDITQHAKHLGVIRRVLPPDSEGRIIYQLSNSRWYQLTIRRTQEGGKVILFNDITEVKLNESNRYEQVIKEKNKLLQSLIDSVDVGILLINQEGGVAFWNDTFLTQSNLSKQTMFDCKNIYSLQMHTDWSGLNLEKTGDTTQIINENLVVDRRITMLPDGNTLCTFTNVTSQHKYAETLKQNESWIRMITDNVPALIAYIGTNKNFLYTNKGYRDWYGLGEEPLYGVAMEQSHLKQVYPRLIHYVERVNRGEIVSFQSEEINAQGETGFLQKVYLPHFNDKHEIEGHFVLATDVSEQVRSKQQLQAAKDQLESNVEKRTRELNHANIALQEAMNSKSKFLAAISHDLMQPLSAAILFNESLRDQVQASAGPIVSALDNSLSDLNSLIRTLIETSKLDAGVVQPDKQREDALPLLTQLAEEFCHISHDYQVNFRYKFQDAIVHTDLSLLSRILRNLLSNAMKYGAKGKVLFTARTMGKHLRISIFDQGVGISNDDQKVIFKEFSRLENDFNYSYSLGLGLYIVDKMSRLLEHDISVLSTQGVGSCFTLLVPLASVQEVEHEATVDAMPQDSLPDNLIDKQIWHIDNDTNMRIAMQTLFENWGMEVVTFSGFAQCMAVMGNSFDDCDLLIVDYHLDDGENGLEIAKHIKQTLPNMPIMLCTANHSKALENELEGTNIQLLHKPINSLRLKQALKAAVS, encoded by the coding sequence TTGCTAAAAAGTGAGTCGCACATCGAGACTGAAGTGAACAAGGCGCACGAGGAAACTGAACTAGAGAGGCTTCGTCGCGAACTCACACGCCAAGTTGATGAAAACGAAAAGCTTGAAAAAATTAACGCTGCACTCATGTATCGCATCGAAGAAGGTGGGTTCAATCACCATAGTTACCGTGCCTTTGAGCATGCAGTGCAGCTATCAGAAAAAGTAAACGAAAAGACCGAAGCCCTGCAAGTTGTACTACAAAAGTTAGAAAAATCGAATGCCGAAATAGCAATAGCCCATCAAGAAACTAACCAGTTAAAGCAGCGCTTGAATGATGCTATTGAAAGTATAAACCAAGCCATGGTGTTACTCGACAGCAAGGGTGCAGTAATCTATTTTAATCGTCACTTCACCACAGTGTGGGACAATCTGACCATTACGCCCCAAATTGGCGATAACTATTATGATATTACCCAACATGCAAAGCATTTAGGAGTTATCCGACGGGTGCTTCCTCCTGATTCAGAAGGTCGCATTATCTACCAGTTGTCTAATAGCAGGTGGTATCAGCTCACTATTCGTCGCACCCAAGAAGGCGGTAAAGTTATCTTGTTCAACGATATTACCGAAGTGAAACTGAATGAGTCGAACCGGTATGAGCAGGTCATCAAAGAGAAAAATAAACTGCTGCAAAGCCTCATTGATAGTGTTGATGTTGGCATATTACTAATTAACCAAGAGGGGGGCGTTGCCTTTTGGAACGATACGTTTTTAACCCAATCTAATCTGTCGAAGCAAACAATGTTCGATTGCAAGAACATCTATTCCCTGCAAATGCATACTGACTGGAGCGGGTTAAACCTTGAAAAAACGGGTGATACCACCCAAATCATCAACGAAAACTTGGTAGTAGATAGACGTATTACCATGCTGCCCGATGGTAACACCCTGTGCACCTTTACTAATGTAACGTCCCAGCATAAGTATGCGGAAACCTTAAAGCAGAACGAAAGCTGGATCCGCATGATCACCGATAATGTGCCTGCGCTTATCGCCTATATTGGCACAAATAAAAACTTTTTATACACCAATAAAGGTTATCGAGATTGGTATGGCTTAGGGGAGGAGCCTTTGTATGGCGTCGCAATGGAACAAAGCCACTTAAAGCAGGTATATCCTCGGCTTATCCATTATGTAGAACGGGTTAATCGGGGGGAGATTGTCAGCTTTCAAAGTGAAGAAATCAATGCTCAGGGCGAAACAGGTTTCTTACAAAAAGTCTATTTACCGCATTTTAACGATAAGCACGAAATAGAAGGGCACTTTGTTCTAGCTACAGATGTGTCAGAACAAGTAAGAAGTAAGCAGCAACTACAAGCTGCGAAAGACCAGCTTGAGTCAAATGTTGAAAAACGTACTCGAGAGCTTAATCACGCGAATATTGCGCTGCAAGAAGCGATGAATTCTAAGAGTAAGTTTTTAGCGGCTATCAGTCATGATTTAATGCAGCCCTTGAGTGCGGCTATTTTGTTTAATGAATCTTTACGAGATCAAGTGCAAGCCTCAGCAGGCCCAATCGTTAGTGCGTTAGATAACTCATTGTCTGATTTGAACAGTCTAATTCGCACACTGATAGAAACCTCAAAGTTAGATGCCGGTGTAGTGCAGCCTGATAAACAGCGAGAGGATGCACTCCCGTTGCTAACACAGTTAGCCGAGGAGTTCTGCCACATCAGCCATGACTATCAGGTGAACTTTCGCTACAAATTTCAAGACGCTATAGTCCATACGGATTTAAGTTTACTGTCACGAATTTTGCGTAACTTACTGAGTAATGCAATGAAGTACGGTGCAAAAGGGAAAGTGCTTTTTACGGCAAGAACAATGGGCAAACACCTTCGAATCAGTATTTTTGACCAAGGAGTGGGGATAAGTAACGACGATCAAAAAGTAATCTTCAAAGAATTTAGTCGATTGGAAAATGACTTTAATTATTCTTACAGTTTGGGACTAGGGCTTTATATTGTTGATAAAATGAGTCGTCTACTAGAGCATGATATCAGCGTTTTATCTACGCAAGGGGTAGGATCTTGTTTTACTTTATTGGTGCCTTTAGCCTCTGTTCAAGAAGTTGAGCACGAGGCAACGGTTGATGCCATGCCTCAAGACAGCTTGCCTGATAACCTCATTGATAAACAAATTTGGCATATCGACAACGACACCAATATGCGAATAGCCATGCAAACGCTATTTGAAAATTGGGGGATGGAAGTGGTTACATTTTCTGGTTTTGCCCAGTGCATGGCAGTGATGGGTAACAGCTTTGACGACTGTGATCTGCTTATCGTCGATTATCATTTAGATGACGGTGAGAACGGACTGGAAATTGCGAAACATATTAAGCAAACACTGCCCAATATGCCAATTATGCTGTGTACAGCCAATCACTCTAAAGCGCTAGAAAATGAGTTGGAAGGGACGAATATTCAGTTGTTGCACAAGCCAATTAATTCACTGCGCTTGAAACAAGCACTTAAAGCGGCGGTCTCTTAA
- a CDS encoding 4Fe-4S binding protein, translating to MLKALLFLFVAITSISLVFAQSDATEIPEEVHRIFPTATRVGAEHADINVTPVYQLQQLLGYVFESKNFVDFIGFSGKPVNVLIGLDTQGNFVDLTIKKHSEPIFLHGLGEQSLRDFIAQYKNHNVKERFVVGGKSHVGKNATYFDGVTKATVSVLVINDTIVTSALAVARAKLDGFVVPSSRIINPDYFEALTFEQLVKAGYIQKQTIYRNELDGLATEIVDAANTFSDPQVPLFSEHYYGFLSIPVVGKNLLSNDEYARLQESLKPGEVALFIINTHGFSFVSDEFIPQTAPEFFRLSQSAFTIDARDLDFYSFYDPSFKQPIPEFKTIKILRIKSQGGLSLDQEMTASISLPFSPRFMEQDEHLFNHTFLLPDVLFMENSEAQQSTAMPLWQQLWKSRWLELSITITYLIVLSLFFGFQRKLMKYTRMVHAVRGASLLFVLFFIGIYAQGQLSVVNIYTLLLDLADGFSIEVYLLDPVIFVLWCFVFVSLFIVGRGLYCGWLCPFGALQEVMAVVAQKLKIRQIRIKPKHHKYAQKLKYVVLVVLVATSFYSLTLAEKLAEIEPFKTSITLYFVRYWPFVLYALLLLGLSLKIHKVYCRYLCPLGAGLAILGRFPLVKLLERRKECGNPCQLCKQKKCGVDAIEQDGSIDYAECVQCFECVVTLDNPNLCKIDKYKKNKVPTRVKNFHPVRAE from the coding sequence ATGTTGAAAGCGCTTTTATTCCTTTTTGTTGCGATAACCTCAATATCGTTAGTCTTCGCGCAGTCAGACGCCACTGAGATCCCCGAAGAAGTACACCGCATTTTTCCTACCGCTACCCGTGTAGGCGCTGAGCACGCTGACATCAACGTAACACCGGTTTATCAATTGCAGCAATTGCTAGGGTATGTATTTGAATCGAAAAATTTTGTCGATTTTATTGGTTTCTCGGGTAAGCCTGTTAATGTGTTAATTGGGCTAGATACCCAAGGTAATTTTGTCGATCTGACCATTAAAAAACACAGTGAACCTATTTTTTTGCATGGATTGGGAGAGCAGTCACTCAGAGACTTTATTGCACAGTATAAGAACCACAACGTGAAAGAGCGCTTTGTCGTTGGGGGCAAGAGTCATGTAGGCAAGAATGCGACCTACTTTGATGGTGTGACTAAAGCGACGGTATCAGTATTGGTCATTAACGATACCATCGTAACATCGGCATTGGCAGTAGCCCGGGCTAAGCTAGATGGTTTTGTGGTACCGAGCTCACGCATTATTAACCCTGACTATTTTGAAGCGCTAACCTTTGAGCAACTTGTAAAAGCCGGTTATATCCAAAAACAAACCATTTATCGTAATGAATTAGATGGCCTTGCCACCGAAATCGTTGACGCTGCAAATACCTTTTCCGACCCTCAAGTACCTTTATTTTCTGAGCATTATTACGGCTTTCTTAGTATACCCGTTGTGGGGAAAAATCTTTTAAGCAACGATGAATACGCCAGGTTACAAGAAAGCTTGAAACCAGGCGAAGTGGCCTTGTTCATAATAAATACTCACGGCTTTAGTTTTGTCAGTGATGAATTTATCCCCCAAACCGCACCTGAGTTTTTTCGCCTATCCCAATCGGCATTTACTATTGATGCTAGGGACCTAGATTTTTATAGTTTTTACGATCCTAGCTTCAAGCAACCGATACCAGAGTTTAAAACCATAAAGATACTTAGGATTAAATCACAAGGTGGGCTGTCACTTGACCAAGAAATGACGGCCTCCATTAGCTTGCCCTTTAGTCCTCGATTTATGGAGCAAGATGAGCACCTGTTTAACCACACTTTCTTATTACCTGACGTGCTATTTATGGAGAATTCCGAGGCACAACAAAGCACTGCTATGCCGCTTTGGCAGCAATTATGGAAAAGCAGGTGGCTAGAACTCAGTATTACAATTACTTACTTAATTGTGCTGTCATTGTTCTTTGGTTTCCAACGAAAGCTTATGAAATACACGCGCATGGTGCATGCAGTCAGAGGGGCATCACTGCTTTTTGTTTTGTTCTTTATTGGTATCTATGCACAAGGGCAATTGTCGGTCGTCAATATCTATACATTGTTACTCGATTTGGCCGATGGCTTTTCTATTGAAGTCTATTTGCTAGACCCTGTCATCTTTGTGTTGTGGTGCTTTGTATTTGTGTCGTTGTTTATTGTGGGGCGCGGGCTTTATTGTGGCTGGTTATGCCCCTTTGGGGCGCTTCAGGAGGTTATGGCAGTTGTTGCACAAAAGTTAAAAATAAGGCAGATTCGAATAAAGCCAAAACATCATAAATATGCGCAAAAACTTAAGTATGTCGTGCTTGTTGTCTTGGTTGCAACGTCGTTTTACTCACTGACATTGGCCGAGAAACTGGCCGAGATAGAGCCATTTAAAACCTCTATCACACTCTACTTTGTGCGCTACTGGCCGTTCGTACTCTATGCACTTTTACTTTTAGGATTAAGCTTAAAAATTCACAAAGTCTATTGTCGTTACCTTTGTCCGTTAGGAGCCGGTTTAGCGATTTTAGGCCGCTTTCCTTTAGTGAAGCTTTTAGAGCGTCGTAAAGAATGTGGTAACCCTTGCCAACTGTGTAAGCAGAAGAAGTGCGGCGTAGATGCCATCGAGCAAGACGGCAGTATTGATTACGCAGAATGCGTACAGTGCTTTGAATGTGTCGTAACGCTAGATAATCCCAATCTATGCAAAATTGATAAATATAAGAAAAATAAGGTGCCAACACGTGTCAAAAACTTCCATCCTGTCCGCGCTGAGTAA
- the exaC gene encoding acetaldehyde dehydrogenase ExaC, with protein MIYANPGSEGSVVSFKESYGNFIGGEWVAPVKGEYFITTSPVDGSDIAQIPRSTAEDIELAIDAAHAAKKGWADTSVAERSNILLKIADRIEANLEMLAVAETWDNGKAVRETLNADVPLAADHFRYYAGCIRSQEGTIGEIDKNTVAYHFHEPYGVVGQIIPWNFPLLMAAWKLAPAIVTGNVVVLKPAEQTPVSILVFAELIQDLLPPGVLNIVNGFGAEAGQALATSTRIAKIAFTGSTPVGEHILRCAAENLIPSTVELGGKSPNLFFPDIMDHEPEFIDKCAEGLVLGYFNQGEVCTCPSRAIIHEDIYDAFMDKVIEKIHKIKRGNPLDTETMVGAQASSEQFDKILKYIDIGKSEGAEVVTGGEKEQLPGLDKGYYIQPTILKGHNQMRVFQEEIFGPVIAVQTFKTEEEAIEIANNTSFGLGAGLWSRDANIAFRVGRAIEAGRVWTNCYHLYPAHAAFGGYKKSGIGRETHKMMMDHYQQTKNLLVSYDINPLGFF; from the coding sequence ATGATTTACGCAAATCCAGGAAGTGAAGGTTCAGTAGTCAGTTTCAAAGAAAGTTATGGTAATTTTATCGGTGGTGAATGGGTTGCGCCAGTTAAAGGTGAATACTTTATCACTACGTCGCCTGTAGATGGCAGCGATATAGCACAAATCCCACGTTCTACTGCTGAAGATATCGAGCTAGCCATTGATGCTGCTCATGCTGCCAAAAAAGGGTGGGCGGATACGTCAGTCGCTGAACGTTCAAATATTCTTTTAAAAATAGCCGATCGTATTGAAGCTAATCTTGAAATGCTTGCGGTAGCGGAAACATGGGATAACGGTAAGGCCGTGCGCGAAACGCTTAACGCAGACGTCCCATTAGCCGCTGACCACTTCCGCTATTATGCTGGTTGTATACGTAGCCAAGAAGGTACTATCGGCGAAATTGATAAGAACACAGTGGCTTATCACTTCCACGAACCATACGGTGTCGTCGGCCAAATCATTCCGTGGAACTTCCCACTCCTTATGGCGGCGTGGAAACTCGCACCGGCTATCGTAACGGGTAACGTCGTGGTGTTAAAACCTGCAGAACAAACGCCAGTGTCTATTTTGGTCTTTGCTGAACTTATTCAAGACTTACTACCGCCGGGCGTGCTGAATATTGTAAATGGCTTTGGTGCAGAGGCGGGCCAAGCGCTTGCTACAAGTACGCGAATTGCCAAAATTGCTTTTACTGGTTCAACACCAGTAGGCGAACATATTCTTCGCTGCGCAGCTGAAAACCTTATTCCATCTACGGTTGAACTAGGCGGTAAATCGCCGAATCTATTCTTCCCAGACATTATGGATCACGAACCTGAATTCATTGATAAATGTGCCGAAGGTTTAGTATTGGGTTACTTCAACCAGGGGGAAGTGTGTACTTGTCCTTCACGGGCAATTATCCATGAAGATATCTACGATGCCTTCATGGATAAAGTGATTGAAAAAATCCACAAAATTAAACGTGGTAACCCGCTTGATACCGAGACTATGGTAGGTGCGCAAGCGTCTAGTGAACAGTTCGATAAAATCCTTAAGTACATTGATATAGGTAAATCTGAGGGCGCTGAAGTTGTTACTGGCGGTGAAAAAGAACAATTACCAGGTTTAGATAAAGGGTACTACATTCAGCCCACTATTCTAAAAGGGCACAACCAAATGCGTGTGTTCCAAGAAGAAATTTTTGGCCCCGTTATCGCGGTACAAACTTTTAAAACTGAAGAAGAAGCGATTGAAATTGCAAACAACACTAGCTTTGGTTTAGGTGCCGGCCTTTGGAGCCGAGACGCGAACATTGCCTTTAGAGTAGGACGCGCTATTGAAGCTGGGCGCGTGTGGACCAATTGTTATCACCTTTATCCAGCGCATGCCGCATTTGGTGGTTATAAAAAGTCGGGAATAGGCCGTGAAACTCACAAAATGATGATGGATCACTATCAGCAAACTAAAAACTTGTTGGTGAGTTACGACATCAACCCACTTGGCTTCTTTTAA
- a CDS encoding sensor histidine kinase has protein sequence MSGFKKISSAIVAVFIVCFIVFSCSVYFQIRQNISDETSSALNQVQEMLKANMNAKDIKAVAEQSPHLSVTGFTGRLSMPTNYHSDNQPIYIPIHENQYLVVRAHDTAELVQNMNLFWLVAALFFTTLSVLLFTLKVAVTQRLKPLNQLGDALQQLVDGKATNDFEDSDIKEVKRVIGQFQRLQGSLQNKERQLVKIDKKLALLQEQERSYLARELHDNVGQLLTTIKAHAYILVNSNEPSVLELSAHKVQTMSQQISDAIRHLTAHLHPLVLDRVSLQQSLEKLVFEQELAHPQIEWQVSINLNKFAQEHERDIHIYRFVQEAINNVVKHADASKVWVHIAGDEQGLTINIRDDGKGFDGNAVESIGMSSMHSRARCIGATCAVELHKEGGVRVQLSLCLLETEDLRQVNVA, from the coding sequence ATGTCGGGATTTAAGAAAATATCCAGTGCCATCGTGGCCGTCTTTATCGTGTGTTTTATTGTCTTTTCCTGTTCGGTCTATTTCCAAATTCGCCAAAATATAAGCGATGAAACATCAAGTGCGCTAAACCAAGTGCAAGAGATGCTCAAAGCGAATATGAATGCTAAGGATATTAAAGCAGTGGCAGAGCAAAGCCCGCATTTATCGGTAACAGGCTTTACTGGTCGGTTATCCATGCCTACTAATTATCATTCTGACAATCAACCTATCTATATCCCCATCCATGAAAATCAATATTTGGTGGTAAGAGCCCACGATACTGCCGAGTTGGTGCAAAATATGAACCTATTTTGGCTAGTGGCCGCGTTGTTTTTTACAACGCTAAGCGTGTTGCTATTTACGCTTAAGGTTGCCGTAACGCAGCGTTTGAAGCCCTTAAATCAATTAGGTGACGCTTTGCAACAACTAGTAGATGGCAAAGCGACGAATGATTTTGAAGACAGTGATATTAAAGAAGTAAAGCGTGTTATTGGGCAATTCCAACGCCTTCAAGGTTCGCTACAAAACAAAGAAAGGCAGTTAGTTAAAATAGACAAAAAACTTGCGCTGTTACAAGAACAAGAAAGAAGCTACCTAGCGAGGGAGTTACACGACAATGTAGGGCAGCTACTTACCACTATTAAAGCCCACGCCTATATTTTAGTGAATTCAAATGAGCCCAGTGTTCTTGAGTTGTCGGCCCATAAAGTGCAGACCATGAGCCAGCAAATTAGTGACGCCATTCGTCACTTAACTGCTCATCTTCACCCGTTAGTATTAGACAGGGTATCGTTACAGCAATCCCTTGAAAAATTGGTATTTGAACAGGAGTTAGCCCACCCTCAAATTGAATGGCAAGTTTCTATCAATTTGAACAAATTTGCCCAAGAGCATGAGCGAGACATTCATATTTATCGCTTTGTTCAGGAAGCTATTAACAATGTGGTAAAACATGCTGATGCGTCAAAAGTATGGGTACACATAGCCGGTGACGAGCAAGGGCTTACTATCAATATTCGAGATGACGGCAAAGGATTTGACGGGAATGCCGTTGAAAGTATTGGCATGTCATCTATGCACAGTAGGGCCAGGTGTATTGGTGCTACCTGCGCGGTAGAATTACACAAAGAGGGCGGTGTAAGGGTTCAGTTATCTTTATGTTTATTGGAAACTGAAGACTTGCGCCAGGTTAACGTGGCATGA